From Brassica rapa cultivar Chiifu-401-42 chromosome A06, CAAS_Brap_v3.01, whole genome shotgun sequence:
aactatgacaaatataaggaccatagtgtaaaatataaataattttgaagttaggtttgaagttttacttttggagaagaacacattgaaactttaaatatagagttttgaaaacttcaaaatagagttcctttttggagatgctcttatagaGAGAATGAGAGTAAAAGTATTAgagtaaataatataattaaaaaaaacaataaaaccaGCGCaacatatatttacttatttcaAACAGTGACTAGCGAAAGAGTAGTTTCACCTGATTGGCATATAAAAGTGAAGCTGAGAGTAAAAAGATTTTCTCGCCAAAAGATTATCGCTAAAAAGAAGTTACAGTCGTAATATATTTGATTGAACCATACTCATCGTTTCCTGTATAGGATAATCTAGTAACTTTGCCGTAATAAATACTCTCAttgtgaaaaataaatatattagcaAATTAATATCAAGCctacaatataaattaaaatcacaTCAAGTATTCtggaaaatatatttgattgaaCCATGctcgttttttttctttgttcgtttcaTCAATTAGATAACTATGTAATATGAAATACATAAGTTATAGAATTCAACTATATACACATTAGTtctcacaatatatatatatatatatatatatatatatatattactaaaaaagaaaatttatattatttatttcctGAATTATTGTTAGTAAATTTCTCATGTTTTCCCAAAGTTTAGAATCTAGACTAACtagtattaatatttaattgttgtCACAATCCCATGTGGGTCAGTTCAATATTTTGACTCATAGAGAAGATGAAAATAAGACATTTCAATTTTTTCCTCATAACTGAtgtaaacacaaaacaaaaataggttgttatatataatatgcTCAAAGGACCAACTTGATGGACTTCTTATATCGTAGGCGTGGACCTAACTAAGTGTTTATGTAGCTATGACTCCTATGAGCTAGCGACAacgaataaaatattttgttaatgaTTAGAAAGTATAACTAGATAACTCATTACGATAATTAGGATTTGATTAGGGTTTTTGGTCTCACGTTATTGGCTGTCTACTTGTGAACAACCCATTAGTGTTACTTCACCCATTTCTCCCTACATGCCACAAGAAGATCACTGTGGGATTTGGTGGCTTATACATTTATAGCTTTAACTATCAACTAATAATGCATGCTCCAAAATTATCATTGCAGTAATTATAATGATAATTCATAtgaagtggtatatatttttaacaaccCTGAGTTCTTAGGGATGTCCTGATCTTATGCTACAGAAAATAATGGAAATGTAGGTTGCAGGACACATAAACTAAACCTGCAAAGACCTAGTCGGCTTATCATTGAATGGAATACGTACACATCTTGATCATTTggaattaataaattaatatattaaatttgtttGGAAACGCAATTGATATTTTGGAAATTCCCACATTGAAATTGATTAGTATTTTGTTTTGCTTCTGTTAAACTATTAATTTTATTCATCTAACATAGATTATATACGATTTTTTTGCTGCCTAAAATATGAAAAAGGTAAAAAAGAAATGCAAAAATGAGGGACAATCTTTGAGACGTTTACATATCATATACCCTATATGATCCACTACGACTAAATCAGACCAAATATAAtgcaattttttatattttggctTGGCATTTGTTCCCATTGGGTTAGGATTTCCAACTAGGGAGAAATACTcgctccaaaaaaaaaaaaaaaaagaaagaaaaacatatacAGCATTATTAACCAGTGCATGAGTTTAAACCGTATCATAAAACTTGTTGGAAAGGAAAAAAAGTTACGAGTTGGAATCCACCAGAAAAAAGTGAGAGGGATTCTCTATAATTTCacttttctaattttaatttctcAAATGTCCTCCTttctataagaaaaaaaattctatcACAGCCTCCAATTATTGGCCGACTAAAATTTATAGATCCTAGAAGCGCAATAATAGTAGCACTCGACCAATCATTGTTTGCCGTAAGTTTTCAAGTTCGTAGGCCTTTTCTTATACATATAGGTCAATTTTAAGAGATTCATTCCTTCAAGAAAGTATGAAAATATCTTTCTCAAAAAAGAGAaagtatgaaaatattaaaacaaaagtattATACCAATAATGCATGTCTTCTCTGAAATTTTGGTTTGCGTTTTTTCTTCTCTGAAAATACCTTTCAGTACATAACATTTACAAAAGGGAGCACAGTCTGCAGAAAAACGCAGCTTGCTCGGACCACAGCCAGGTCCAATAccaaaaaactttctaaaaatcaACAACAATAGCGACAACGCTAAAGCCATTATCTATCGAACAACAAAGCCAAGATATGGAGACAGCGAAAGATTGCAGCTCAAgcaactatataccatatatggAGACAGCGAAACCATACGCTGCACAACCATATCTTCATCCCGGCGACGTCGGTTTTCAAGTCTATTGATCGTGAGATAAGGAACATTATTCTTGGCAGAAGACACAGAAAGGAGTTCTCTGCTCTTCTATCTCTGTGGCTGAGATTAAGCTGATCAGCCATCTCTCTAGTTTTACCTTATGAGATGTGTGTAATGTTTtccttgttttatttttttgcctCGGAAACATTTTGTCTAGAACTCTTTTGTAAGTTCTTTGttcattttatatgatattaacattctagcaaaaaaaaaaaaaaacaaaagccaAGATGGAAGGTAAGTCGTTGTTGCAACAAAAGCCAAGATTCATTCCTTCGAGAaagtatgaaaatatttttaaaaagtattaccAATAATGCATGTCTTCTCTGAAATTTGGCTGGGCATTAAGTGACCAGCGCCGGTCCAAACATCTCTATAAAAGTCACTGGCCCTAGACcaaaacagaaaatatatagaaaaagttacaaaaaaaaaatgtttgtttcaaaaagatgtatattctatgttttctataaaaaaattgcaaactttaagaaaattaattgattttattagaTTGCTATTGATTAAAAGttgttgaaaattgaaaattacagaaaacaataaatttattatagcGATTTAATGCGTTTTAGGAACGGATGAAGTATCATTTCATCTCATCGGTTTGAGAGcttaatactccctctgtttttaagagatgcatattctagacttttcacatatattaagaaaactcattaaatatgcattatttttttgtgaataacaattttccataacttttagccaatagaaattcaataaacaccattaatatttttgaaacttacaatttttcataaaatcatacattgaaatggtaaaaaatgtatctttttgaaacaaattttttttccagaacatacatattttaggaacggagggagtattaaagttttttaaatctttcagcaaaaaaaaaaagaatgcttGAAACTTAAATGTACTGTCAATATTATGTGAACATTAAGctgaatttataagaaaaactaTAAGCAATTAATTGAAGCAAGAAATATTAGATAAACGAATCCCTTCAATTCATTAATTTAAGACCGCCAAGACTTGCGTACCATGCATCTATATAATAGCTCATGTGAAGTCTCCAcagttttaaaaaacaaataatatatataagtcaAATAAAAATGCCCAGGAACAGCACATGACTAAGATTCCCTTTTTTGGTGGAGCATCTTAAGGTGTTTGTATGAACGACTCTCTAACACGTGTTCTCAGAATGATGTGTTCACCATTTAAGCATGCCAATCTATTGTATACTTTTATATATGGGTATGGGAAGTTCCAAACTCTTTGGTGGCGTGTGGAAGCATGTGACTCAGATGCCCTCACTATAGGGAGCAATACTTGCGTGTCGATTTTTACTTGAACAATCCTTGACACCTTCTTAATGCTAGGGCGAAATTTTGTTCCTGtgttaaaattatttgttaacAAAGTCTAAACGATTTTAGTGGATGATgggttttaaacaaaaataaatcaaataagaGATTACATCTAAAGAAAGTACAAGAACAATATAAACAAACAGAAAATACGAGATTGTTAACAGAACCATGAGCAACGAGACCATGTGGAAATGTAGGCGAAAAGGTTTGTATTGGTCTTATAGAAATTTCCGGTATTTTAATGGTAGAACGCAGGAGAAGACTCTTTGTATGTTTTTATTAGACTTTGGTACCTAGGATGAACGAACTATGGAGCTTCGAACAATTGTTGGTTTATAACGTTTACAGAGAATTCAAATATCGATAACTAAATCTTGTGTACAGTACAACAACCTTACATTAAGATGATAACGCATTTTATTGGTGAGTGAGACTACGCATAAACTTTTTTCAAATTATAGTACGTAGCTTGATGATGTCATGAAGACTTAAGCTATAAACCATCGTCTAGTAAATGGATCCTTCCACGGTGGGTATCTACCGAACCCAGTGGACATGGTCAAAAACCAGGCTATGGGATGGATAATGGAACCAACAGCAAGCCAGCAACTAAATGATATAGGGATTTTTCCTTTagaaaaaacttgaaaatgtctGAGCCCGGGTTCGAAGCAGGGACCTCTAGTGTGTGAGACTAGCGTGATAACCGACTACACCACCCAGACTATGGCACTATTAGTTTGACATTAACGATATATAATTCTAGTATAGACTACGTGCGTCTTTGTAGATCATATATAATTCTAGTAAGCATCCAATAACATAATtgaccaaaaccgaaaaaataaCATTAGTACCGAAACCCAAAGAAAGTTTTGTCGATACCAAACGGTCAACTTCAGAAATAAACTGGTAGTGGAGAAAAGGAGTTTTGAAAACGTTTTGATTTGATTAAGGTGAGTATTACATCAAGTGACAATGACAAACCCTCGGTTTTTGGCCTTCAAACAAAAGCTCCATTTTAATTTACAAAGACAAAGACGAAAAAATATCAATAGTAATAATAGTAATTTACAAAGACAAAACTGACGTAGTAACAAAAATGGTTACCAGTCGAGTTTAATGTTCCTTTCAATGTAAAGTTTGTCAATATACTCTACGATGGGACGTGAAGCTTCCATGTACCTCCTCATGTTCTTCTCAACAGATTGTTCAGTTTCATCGAGCCGTATCAGAAGTTGATCCCTCGTCGGAAGCGTATACATTCCCGCGTAAACCGCGGTTCTAACAGCCCATGTATGAAACGGTGCGCATACTTCTGTGTAAGCTGTTGTCGCAGCGTCTTTCAAAGAGTACTCATCTGTCATCAAGAACTTCTCGAAGATTGCTCGGATTAGGTCTAACCCTAGTCTCACGCGTCTCAGGTTACGTGAACGGCTTCCAGGTGTTTTCACCGTATCTTTCTCCACGTCTAGGTCCAAAATATTCTGTAACGTGTCTAATGTTTTCGAGGCTTCAACCAAGTCGTTAACTTTGGAGATGTACTCCATCTCAGCAAATTTGAAGGCGAACCCTAGGCAGCTGAAGAGGACAGAGACGTGTGTACACGCATTGCAGAATGCATCAAGACTCAACCCGTCTTCTTCGGTGATTATGTCTGGTTTTAGAAGATCAGCTAGATTTTCAAACGCCTCTGTGATTATAGACAAAGGTGTGTTGACTCTCGCTGGTGTCTTGTTGCACACGGCATCCTCAAATGTGtcgtcttcctcctcttcttcctcctccattACCTTTTTGCTCTCCTCTTCTTTTTTATATAGCTTCGCCACGATTGCtgaaattttagaaaatctttCTTGATCGTTATGGTTAGCTCACGAGAAATGAGAGATGTGTTATGGTTCTGCGATTATGTTTTAAGACGTGACTTTTCGCAATACTTACGGGTTCACCAATCAAATCAAGGTGAGAAGCATTGTTCATAATGGAAAATTTTACTATGTAAAGAATGGCTATAAATGCTTGCAAGCTATTTTGGTGTGAGAAAGAGGATATATGGTCTTCATGATCTACGTagtgtttttataaattaacattTGAAATGTTATACTTGGGAAATACTATTTTGTTAACGTGATTCTATTTGTCTAAAAGACAATATGGTTTCCATTtacatatgatatattttaaacacACTCTTATGTATGTACAAGCTATTTTGGTGTGAGAAAGAGGATATATGGTCTTCATGATCtacgtaattttttttataaattaacattTGGAATGTTATACTTGGCAAATACTATTTTGTTAACGTGATTCTATTTGTCTAAAAGACAATATGGTTTCCATTTccatatgatatattttaaacacACTCTTATGTATGTAATCTATTTATAC
This genomic window contains:
- the LOC103828026 gene encoding ACD11 homolog protein-like gives rise to the protein MEEEEEEEDDTFEDAVCNKTPARVNTPLSIITEAFENLADLLKPDIITEEDGLSLDAFCNACTHVSVLFSCLGFAFKFAEMEYISKVNDLVEASKTLDTLQNILDLDVEKDTVKTPGSRSRNLRRVRLGLDLIRAIFEKFLMTDEYSLKDAATTAYTEVCAPFHTWAVRTAVYAGMYTLPTRDQLLIRLDETEQSVEKNMRRYMEASRPIVEYIDKLYIERNIKLDW